A genome region from Candidatus Atribacteria bacterium includes the following:
- a CDS encoding acylphosphatase, protein MDRSIKKVRAHLLISGRVQGVAFRYYTRDIAQSLEITGWVKNCWDGKVELIIEGEEDRVNELINWCHQGPKSAIVEKVEVEWEEEKGEFNSFSIRA, encoded by the coding sequence ATGGATAGAAGTATAAAAAAAGTAAGAGCGCATCTTCTAATTTCTGGCAGAGTACAAGGAGTAGCTTTTCGTTATTATACCAGGGATATCGCTCAAAGTTTAGAAATCACAGGATGGGTAAAGAATTGTTGGGATGGTAAGGTAGAGCTGATAATAGAAGGAGAAGAAGATAGAGTTAATGAGCTAATAAATTGGTGCCATCAAGGACCAAAAAGTGCGATTGTAGAAAAAGTGGAAGTAGAATGGGAAGAAGAAAAGGGGGAATTCAATTCTTTCAGTATCAGGGCGTAA